Proteins encoded by one window of Tunturibacter psychrotolerans:
- a CDS encoding glycoside hydrolase family 88/105 protein, protein MGAWFKGMVVFSAMRRNRVLHGALPASGRANFFLCLALGAMAVSSSVSVYAQPAGVRAASAEDDAVGDAPDNPGPLATELSSELKPKAIDAAMKKVADWQVAYAETRFNKQWTFAALYDGLIAASKTTGDAKYRDAVLRFAERSDWTLLDARFPHADDQALGQAYLDLYREDPKPVRMADTKAIMDRLIVRKDDPSKLLWWWCDALFMSPPVLLRMYAITNDRKYLDYMDHEWWLTSGSLYDRQEHLYFRDSHYFTQKQANGKPIFWSRGNGWVMGALVNVLRIMPADYPSRPKYVAQFREMAEKVAAIQSADGLWRSGLLDPAAYDLPEVSGSAFFTFAIAYGINEKILDRKTYLPVVERSWEGILGHIYADGRLGSIQPIDGQPGKFRPSASYVYGVGGFLMAGSEMHRLAASKD, encoded by the coding sequence ATGGGAGCCTGGTTTAAAGGGATGGTGGTGTTTTCTGCTATGCGTCGCAATCGGGTTTTGCATGGGGCTTTGCCAGCGAGCGGGCGCGCGAATTTTTTTCTCTGCCTTGCTCTGGGTGCGATGGCGGTGAGTTCCTCGGTGAGTGTGTATGCGCAGCCAGCGGGGGTGAGGGCGGCTTCGGCGGAGGACGATGCTGTTGGGGATGCTCCGGATAATCCTGGGCCGCTTGCGACGGAACTCTCGAGTGAGTTGAAGCCGAAGGCGATTGATGCGGCGATGAAGAAGGTTGCGGACTGGCAGGTGGCTTATGCGGAGACGCGCTTTAATAAACAGTGGACGTTTGCTGCACTCTATGACGGTTTGATTGCAGCGTCGAAGACTACAGGCGATGCGAAGTACCGCGATGCGGTGTTGCGGTTTGCGGAGCGGTCGGACTGGACGCTGCTCGATGCGCGGTTTCCTCATGCGGATGACCAGGCTTTGGGTCAGGCTTATCTGGATCTCTACAGGGAAGATCCGAAGCCCGTGCGAATGGCGGATACGAAAGCGATTATGGATCGGCTGATCGTGCGGAAGGACGATCCGAGCAAGCTGTTGTGGTGGTGGTGCGATGCGTTGTTCATGTCGCCGCCGGTGTTGTTGCGGATGTATGCGATTACGAATGATCGCAAGTATCTGGACTACATGGATCACGAGTGGTGGCTTACTTCGGGAAGCCTCTATGACCGGCAGGAACATCTTTATTTTCGCGACAGCCACTACTTTACGCAGAAACAGGCGAACGGTAAGCCGATCTTCTGGTCGCGCGGAAATGGGTGGGTGATGGGTGCGCTGGTGAACGTGTTGCGGATCATGCCGGCGGATTATCCCTCGCGACCGAAGTACGTGGCGCAGTTTCGCGAGATGGCGGAGAAGGTCGCTGCGATTCAGAGTGCGGATGGATTGTGGCGATCGGGTCTGCTCGATCCAGCAGCTTATGATTTGCCGGAGGTGTCGGGGTCGGCGTTCTTTACGTTTGCGATTGCCTATGGGATCAATGAGAAGATTCTCGATCGCAAGACGTATCTTCCGGTGGTGGAGAGATCGTGGGAGGGAATTCTGGGGCACATCTACGCGGATGGACGGCTGGGTTCGATTCAGCCGATCGACGGGCAGCCGGGTAAGTTCAGGCCTTCGGCGAGCTATGTGTATGGGGTGGGTGGATTTCTGATGGCGGGGTCGGAGATGCATCGGCTGGCTGCGTCTAAGGACTAG
- a CDS encoding M16 family metallopeptidase translates to MKHLSSFVLTAAASSFLLATLAASAQTAPAATPASTQAQPWKQIPIPPLPAFKPAQPHRVELENGVVLFLQEDHELPFINGTILIRGGSRDEPNAKVGLTSLYGETWRTSGTATISGDKLDDVLEDKAASIETSGGTASTSMSWSSLKGDFDTVFAQTIDLLLHPTFKADKLQLAKEQLETGIARRNDDAGGIANREAIQIAYGPHNPYARELEYATVDAVTLDDLSAWHKKTVVGSNIIIALSGDFDSAAMEAKLRAAFAPIPRGDRFQSVKATFTDPKPSVNFVSKDDVNQSNVLIVGLGTERSNPDYYALSVMNQIFSGGFGSRVVQDVRTKLGLAYTVEGNYGASYDHPGIFVVEAATKSATTVAATKALLAEIDRLKTEPPTPAELSKAKDQVLNSFVFHYDSPDKTLGEQVTLAFYGYPLDTLEKYKTGIEKVTAADVSRVANKYIDTNKLAIVVVGNESQITPSLTTLGLGAVKNLDITIPPPPGGKPAE, encoded by the coding sequence GTGAAGCATCTCTCTTCGTTCGTCCTCACCGCAGCCGCCTCTTCCTTCCTTCTCGCCACTCTCGCCGCCTCTGCGCAAACCGCACCCGCCGCAACGCCAGCCAGCACACAAGCTCAACCATGGAAACAGATCCCCATCCCACCACTCCCGGCCTTCAAACCCGCGCAGCCGCACCGCGTCGAGCTTGAAAACGGAGTAGTCCTGTTCCTTCAGGAAGACCACGAGCTCCCCTTCATCAACGGCACCATCCTCATCCGCGGAGGCAGCCGCGACGAGCCCAACGCAAAAGTAGGCCTCACCTCCCTCTACGGCGAAACCTGGCGCACCAGCGGCACCGCCACCATCAGCGGCGACAAGCTCGACGACGTCCTCGAAGACAAAGCCGCCTCCATCGAAACCTCCGGCGGCACCGCCTCCACCTCCATGAGCTGGTCCAGCCTCAAAGGCGACTTCGACACCGTCTTCGCCCAGACCATCGATCTCCTCCTCCATCCCACCTTCAAAGCCGACAAACTTCAGCTCGCCAAAGAGCAGCTCGAAACCGGCATCGCCCGCCGCAACGACGACGCCGGCGGCATCGCCAACCGCGAAGCCATCCAGATCGCCTACGGCCCCCACAACCCCTACGCCCGCGAGCTCGAATACGCCACCGTCGACGCCGTCACCCTCGACGACCTCAGCGCCTGGCACAAAAAAACAGTAGTCGGCAGCAACATCATCATCGCCCTCTCGGGCGACTTCGACTCCGCCGCCATGGAAGCCAAACTCCGCGCAGCCTTCGCGCCAATCCCCCGCGGCGACCGCTTCCAATCCGTCAAAGCCACCTTCACCGACCCCAAGCCCTCCGTCAACTTCGTCTCCAAAGACGACGTCAACCAGTCCAACGTCCTCATTGTCGGCCTCGGCACCGAGCGCAGCAATCCCGACTACTACGCGCTCTCCGTCATGAACCAGATCTTCTCCGGCGGCTTCGGCTCCCGCGTCGTGCAAGACGTCCGCACCAAACTCGGCCTCGCCTACACCGTTGAAGGAAACTACGGCGCTTCCTACGATCACCCCGGCATCTTTGTCGTCGAAGCCGCAACAAAGAGCGCAACCACCGTAGCCGCAACGAAAGCGCTCCTCGCCGAAATCGACCGCCTAAAAACCGAACCACCCACACCCGCCGAGCTCAGCAAAGCCAAAGACCAGGTCCTCAACTCCTTCGTCTTCCACTACGACTCGCCCGACAAGACACTTGGCGAACAAGTCACCCTGGCCTTCTATGGCTACCCCCTCGACACTCTCGAAAAGTACAAAACCGGTATCGAAAAAGTCACAGCCGCCGACGTCTCCCGCGTAGCCAACAAATACATCGACACCAACAAGCTCGCGATCGTCGTGGTAGGCAACGAGTCTCAAATCACGCCGTCACTAACGACCCTGGGCCTCGGCGCCGTAAAAAACCTGGACATCACAATCCCACCCCCACCAGGCGGCAAACCCGCAGAATAA
- a CDS encoding M16 family metallopeptidase: MVKVKRRIAAIFTCAIALSSIVRAQDLASFEKRTTVKVLPNGLTLIVCERPEAPVFSFYTLVDAGSADDPDGASGIAHMFEHMAFKGSTEIGTIDYAAEKIALAKVESAYAAYDAEYRKRVGQSPEKLAQLLKAFQDAQAEAQKYVIPNQFSEIAEENGAVGINANTTEDSTQYFWSMPSNRLELWAYLESQRIAHPVEREFYKERNVVQEERRMRSDSSPVGRMVEQFLATAYVAHPYRRPGVGWESEISQVSATEAATFHEKYYVPANIVIAVVGDIKASEAMPVLERYFAPIPAAPRPEPMTTVEPPQVAEKSVTIREATQPFYIEGYHRPDYLDPDDSAYDAISDIFSNGRTARLYRSLVRDQSIAAEAQGFSGFPGDKYPGLFAVYAVPLPGHSPDEMRAAIHKELDRLKNEDVSDAELERFKTRSRADLLRGLADNEGLAHQLAEYQTRFGDWRELFNQLQKIDAVSKADIRRVANKIFTDNNRTSARIEFVPPQRKVPQAAEGAGTGTPGTAMLTAPPAPTAQTAGGTK, encoded by the coding sequence TTGGTAAAGGTAAAACGTAGAATCGCCGCAATCTTCACATGTGCAATCGCGCTAAGCTCGATCGTCAGAGCGCAGGATCTCGCAAGCTTCGAAAAGCGCACCACCGTAAAAGTCCTCCCCAACGGCCTCACCCTCATCGTCTGCGAGCGCCCCGAAGCCCCCGTCTTCAGCTTCTACACCCTCGTCGATGCAGGTTCCGCCGACGATCCCGACGGCGCCAGCGGCATCGCCCACATGTTCGAGCACATGGCCTTCAAGGGCTCCACCGAGATCGGCACCATCGACTACGCCGCCGAAAAAATCGCCCTCGCAAAAGTCGAATCCGCCTACGCAGCCTACGACGCCGAGTACCGCAAGCGCGTCGGCCAAAGCCCCGAAAAACTCGCTCAACTCCTCAAAGCCTTCCAGGACGCCCAGGCCGAAGCGCAAAAATACGTCATCCCCAACCAGTTCTCCGAGATCGCCGAAGAGAACGGAGCCGTCGGCATCAACGCCAACACCACTGAAGACTCCACCCAATATTTCTGGAGCATGCCCTCCAACCGCCTCGAGCTCTGGGCCTACCTCGAAAGCCAGCGCATCGCCCATCCCGTCGAGCGCGAGTTCTACAAAGAGCGCAACGTCGTTCAGGAAGAGCGCCGCATGCGCTCTGACTCCTCCCCCGTCGGTCGCATGGTCGAGCAATTCCTAGCCACCGCCTACGTCGCCCACCCCTACCGTCGCCCCGGCGTAGGTTGGGAGAGCGAAATTAGTCAGGTCTCTGCCACCGAGGCCGCCACCTTTCACGAAAAATACTACGTCCCCGCCAACATCGTCATCGCCGTCGTAGGCGATATCAAAGCCTCCGAGGCCATGCCCGTACTCGAGCGCTACTTCGCTCCCATTCCCGCCGCCCCGCGCCCCGAGCCCATGACCACCGTCGAGCCGCCACAGGTCGCCGAAAAATCCGTCACTATCCGCGAGGCCACCCAGCCCTTCTACATCGAGGGCTACCACCGCCCCGACTATCTCGATCCCGACGACTCCGCCTACGACGCCATCTCGGATATCTTCTCGAACGGCCGCACCGCCCGCCTCTATCGCTCTCTCGTTCGCGACCAGTCCATCGCCGCCGAAGCCCAGGGCTTCAGCGGCTTCCCCGGCGACAAGTACCCCGGCCTCTTCGCCGTCTACGCCGTGCCTCTCCCCGGCCACTCCCCCGACGAGATGCGCGCCGCAATCCACAAAGAATTAGATCGCCTCAAAAATGAAGACGTCTCCGACGCCGAGCTCGAGCGCTTCAAAACCCGCTCCCGCGCCGATCTTCTCCGCGGCCTCGCCGACAACGAAGGCCTAGCCCACCAACTCGCCGAGTATCAAACTCGCTTCGGCGACTGGCGCGAGCTCTTCAACCAGCTACAAAAAATCGACGCCGTCAGCAAAGCCGACATCCGCCGCGTAGCCAACAAGATCTTCACCGACAACAACCGAACCAGCGCGCGAATCGAATTCGTCCCGCCCCAACGCAAAGTCCCGCAAGCCGCCGAAGGCGCAGGAACAGGAACGCCAGGAACAGCCATGCTCACCGCACCCCCAGCGCCGACCGCTCAAACCGCCGGAGGTACGAAGTGA
- a CDS encoding alpha/beta hydrolase, producing the protein MKRLFFALGVGLAAVSLSAQTPPWQPTPGHTQMPIWPGAVPDARPVTGPETLKKTGIDSLVGGRSWSYINNVSQPTMTVYSPTGQNTGVAVVVFPGGGYQILAIDLEGTEVCDWLTSKGITCVLLKYRVPGEGILPKSGAYPASSEALEDAQRTVGLVRFHAAELHLDPQKIGVLGFSAGGHLVAAMSTHFARRLYPPVDAADKESCRPDFAVALYPGHLSLSDNSFALNPDIRAHITPRTPPTFLLQNEDDHVDRVEDSLSYYAALKKVGVPVEMHLYAQGGHAFGLRRTKFPATEWPLLVEKWLRAIGMTAE; encoded by the coding sequence ATGAAGCGTCTGTTCTTTGCTCTGGGCGTCGGACTTGCAGCTGTCAGTCTGAGCGCACAGACACCTCCGTGGCAGCCAACGCCGGGGCATACACAAATGCCAATATGGCCTGGAGCGGTGCCCGATGCCCGACCTGTCACCGGGCCGGAGACCCTCAAGAAAACCGGAATCGATTCGCTGGTTGGCGGTAGGTCATGGAGCTACATCAACAATGTCTCGCAACCCACAATGACGGTCTATTCGCCGACCGGACAGAACACGGGCGTCGCGGTCGTCGTGTTTCCTGGCGGAGGCTATCAAATCCTTGCCATCGATCTTGAAGGCACCGAGGTATGTGATTGGCTCACGTCGAAAGGCATCACCTGTGTGCTGTTGAAGTACCGCGTGCCAGGTGAGGGAATCTTGCCAAAATCGGGGGCATATCCGGCTTCGTCAGAGGCTTTGGAGGATGCCCAGAGGACAGTGGGGCTGGTGCGTTTTCATGCCGCGGAGCTGCATCTCGATCCACAAAAGATTGGAGTGCTTGGGTTTTCGGCAGGCGGCCATCTGGTAGCAGCGATGAGCACGCACTTTGCCAGGCGTCTATATCCGCCTGTCGATGCGGCCGACAAAGAAAGCTGCCGCCCGGATTTTGCGGTAGCTCTCTATCCGGGGCATCTGTCGCTCTCCGACAACAGCTTTGCGTTGAATCCGGATATTCGTGCCCATATCACCCCCAGGACGCCGCCTACATTCCTGCTGCAGAACGAAGATGACCACGTGGATCGTGTCGAGGATTCGCTGAGCTACTATGCTGCGCTCAAGAAGGTTGGGGTGCCCGTGGAGATGCATCTGTACGCGCAAGGCGGCCACGCCTTCGGACTGCGACGCACAAAGTTTCCGGCGACGGAGTGGCCTCTGCTAGTCGAGAAGTGGTTGCGCGCGATCGGAATGACTGCGGAGTAG
- a CDS encoding glutaminase domain-containing protein — MLAVSFLLNVLPLTAQQRPPATPLITHDPYFSVWSITDNLTDSDTTHWTGSPQPITGIVRIDGKPFRFMGHHPDDIPAMQQTAHSVTPTHTTYEFRQSGINLRFVFFTPAFLSDLEVLSRPVTYLTWTAESTDASPHQVSVLLDVDPVIAVNERSQQINSFRNQTSSLNVLSTGSQDQKILNRSGDDLRIDWGYFHLAVPKDAHYTTYLASHPATAFASTGQLTTTDTMDMPERADHSASALSTIIDFGSVSQPVTRHILVSYTDNYAIQYLQRNLRSYWQRNNQPVDQMLDQAEQQYASLEASGEAFDKDLTADLTKVGGEHYAYIAILSYRQAIAAHKLVADANGDPMLFAKENFSNGCIATVDVLYPSAPFFLFFNPKLLEAQLLPVLEYSSLARWKFPFSPHDLGQYPLANGQVYGGGEKTEEDQMPVEETGNMLILVDAVARAEGTPQLAQRYWPLLTKWAEYLNTHGLDPETQLTTDDFAGHLAHNANLSIKAIDALAAYADLAHLLKQETVAKQYQSTAKEMAAKWIAMAKEGDHYKIAFNSPNTWSQKYNLVWDKILDYNLFPNSVRDSEVAFYLTKLNLYGLPLDSRADYTKLDWSIWTATLASNPDQFNAIIDPICRWTNETPTRVPLTDWYDTKTGKQVGFQARSVVGGVFIKALSDKELTNKWRAKSTSTH; from the coding sequence CTGCTAGCTGTCTCTTTCCTTCTCAACGTCCTACCTCTCACAGCCCAGCAGCGTCCTCCCGCAACACCTCTCATCACGCACGATCCGTACTTCAGCGTCTGGTCCATCACCGACAACCTCACCGACTCCGACACCACCCACTGGACCGGCTCTCCACAACCCATCACCGGTATCGTCCGCATCGATGGCAAGCCCTTCCGCTTCATGGGCCACCATCCCGACGACATCCCCGCGATGCAACAGACCGCGCACTCCGTCACACCAACCCACACCACCTACGAGTTCCGCCAAAGCGGCATCAACCTCCGCTTCGTCTTCTTCACCCCAGCATTCTTAAGCGATCTCGAAGTCCTCTCCCGCCCCGTCACCTACCTCACCTGGACCGCTGAATCGACTGACGCCTCACCCCATCAAGTCTCCGTCCTCCTCGACGTCGATCCAGTAATCGCGGTCAACGAGCGCAGCCAGCAGATCAACTCCTTCCGCAATCAAACCTCATCCCTCAACGTCCTCTCCACCGGCTCGCAGGATCAAAAGATCCTCAACCGCTCCGGCGACGACCTTCGCATCGACTGGGGCTACTTCCATCTGGCCGTGCCGAAAGACGCACACTACACAACCTACCTAGCATCACATCCAGCCACAGCCTTCGCATCAACCGGTCAGCTCACAACCACCGACACCATGGACATGCCCGAGCGCGCCGACCACTCCGCCTCCGCGCTCTCCACCATCATCGACTTCGGCTCCGTCTCGCAACCCGTCACTCGCCACATCCTCGTCTCCTACACCGACAACTACGCAATCCAATACCTCCAGCGAAACCTTCGCTCCTACTGGCAGCGCAACAACCAACCCGTAGACCAGATGCTCGATCAAGCCGAACAGCAGTACGCATCCCTCGAAGCCAGCGGCGAAGCATTCGACAAAGACCTCACAGCCGACCTCACTAAAGTTGGCGGCGAGCACTACGCCTACATCGCGATCCTCTCCTACCGCCAGGCCATCGCCGCACACAAGCTCGTAGCCGACGCAAACGGCGACCCTATGCTCTTCGCCAAAGAGAACTTCTCCAACGGCTGCATCGCCACCGTCGACGTCCTCTACCCCTCAGCGCCGTTCTTCCTCTTCTTCAACCCGAAGCTCCTCGAAGCCCAGCTCCTCCCCGTCCTCGAATACTCCTCGCTCGCCCGCTGGAAATTCCCCTTCTCTCCACACGATCTCGGCCAATACCCACTCGCCAACGGCCAGGTCTACGGCGGCGGCGAAAAAACCGAAGAAGACCAGATGCCTGTCGAAGAGACCGGCAACATGCTCATCCTCGTCGATGCCGTAGCCCGCGCAGAAGGCACTCCGCAACTAGCCCAGCGCTACTGGCCCCTACTCACCAAGTGGGCCGAATACCTGAACACCCACGGCCTCGACCCTGAAACCCAACTCACCACCGACGACTTCGCCGGACACCTAGCCCACAACGCAAACCTCTCCATCAAAGCCATCGACGCACTAGCCGCATACGCCGACCTGGCCCATCTCCTCAAACAAGAGACGGTCGCCAAGCAATACCAATCCACCGCAAAAGAGATGGCCGCAAAGTGGATCGCCATGGCAAAAGAAGGCGACCACTACAAGATCGCCTTCAACAGCCCCAACACCTGGAGCCAGAAGTACAACCTCGTCTGGGACAAGATCCTCGACTACAACCTCTTCCCCAACAGCGTCCGCGACAGCGAAGTCGCCTTCTACCTCACCAAGCTCAACCTCTACGGCCTCCCGCTCGACAGCCGCGCCGACTACACCAAGCTCGACTGGTCCATCTGGACCGCAACCCTCGCCTCCAACCCCGACCAGTTCAACGCCATCATCGACCCCATCTGCCGTTGGACCAACGAAACCCCCACGCGCGTCCCCCTCACCGACTGGTACGACACCAAAACCGGCAAACAAGTAGGCTTCCAGGCCCGCAGCGTAGTAGGCGGCGTTTTCATCAAAGCCCTCTCCGACAAAGAACTCACAAACAAGTGGCGCGCCAAATCCACCTCCACTCACTAG
- a CDS encoding ROK family transcriptional regulator — protein sequence MTNTRFTFTRRQSASNKTPRQINRNLVFNLVRTRQPLSRADLARVSGLQRSTVSLIVEDLIKDKWILEGSTGRPPRGRRPTFLELNHQRAVIALDIHPSQTTVAVTDLGGKIVAQNVVELPEDPKKAIQPIIAAIRKLMAAHSDKSFDGIGISLPGRADPLRDEPIFAPNLKWSISSIKSRIQKATGLRVEMDNVANACALSEVWFGDSDGLHDLVVVNVSEGIGTGIFANGQLLRGANGMAGEFGHVQMEMNGPRCGCGGRGCWETVSSNRAGLRYYEEMSGAAAPPSFAALVKMAQSHDANAVKALEKMSSFLGRGLRMVASALAPSEIVVVGDITAAWYLFGPIVEGELNQNALSKPPRLRPAFEGNTARLRSAVALVMNGSLV from the coding sequence ATGACCAACACTCGGTTCACCTTCACTCGCAGGCAGAGTGCGTCGAACAAAACACCGCGTCAGATTAACCGGAACCTGGTATTCAATCTGGTGAGAACGCGTCAACCGCTCTCGCGTGCTGATCTTGCACGTGTCTCCGGCCTGCAGCGGAGCACGGTCTCGTTGATCGTCGAGGATCTGATTAAGGATAAGTGGATTCTGGAGGGGTCGACGGGTCGGCCACCGCGCGGACGCAGACCGACCTTTCTTGAACTGAATCATCAGCGGGCTGTCATTGCGCTGGATATTCATCCATCACAGACAACGGTTGCGGTGACGGATCTTGGTGGGAAGATTGTTGCGCAGAATGTGGTCGAGTTGCCGGAGGATCCGAAGAAGGCGATTCAACCGATTATTGCGGCGATTCGTAAGCTGATGGCGGCGCATAGCGATAAGTCGTTTGATGGAATCGGGATCAGTCTGCCGGGCCGCGCCGATCCTCTTCGTGACGAACCGATCTTCGCGCCGAATCTGAAGTGGTCGATCTCGAGTATCAAATCTCGCATTCAGAAGGCGACGGGGTTGCGGGTGGAGATGGACAACGTCGCGAATGCCTGTGCGCTGTCGGAGGTTTGGTTCGGAGATAGCGACGGGTTGCACGACCTGGTGGTGGTGAACGTTTCGGAGGGAATTGGAACGGGGATCTTTGCAAATGGGCAACTGCTGCGCGGAGCGAACGGCATGGCGGGAGAGTTTGGCCATGTGCAGATGGAGATGAATGGGCCGCGATGCGGCTGCGGAGGGCGAGGGTGCTGGGAGACGGTCAGCTCGAATCGCGCGGGGTTGCGCTACTACGAGGAGATGAGTGGAGCGGCTGCGCCGCCGAGCTTTGCTGCGCTGGTGAAGATGGCTCAGTCCCATGACGCGAATGCGGTGAAGGCGCTTGAGAAGATGTCGTCGTTTCTTGGGCGAGGGCTGAGGATGGTTGCGAGTGCGCTGGCGCCGAGTGAGATCGTGGTGGTTGGGGACATCACGGCTGCGTGGTATTTGTTTGGGCCGATTGTTGAGGGAGAGTTGAACCAGAATGCGCTTTCGAAGCCGCCCAGACTGCGGCCTGCTTTTGAAGGAAATACGGCGCGGTTGCGTAGCGCGGTGGCACTGGTGATGAATGGGAGCCTGGTTTAA